In Rhinoraja longicauda isolate Sanriku21f chromosome 13, sRhiLon1.1, whole genome shotgun sequence, one genomic interval encodes:
- the LOC144599080 gene encoding ubiquitin carboxyl-terminal hydrolase 47-like: MGNTMDKSDFVGLENQGATCYLNTLLQTWFMTPEVRECITSAKSDAALVCVLQDLFNNLEGSENTSLRTDELTTLLRMNVYQQHDIEECFRNMINKLHTAMEPEQNILKFYQINMVQSLKCSWCTSHIQIDCPFLDLPLLIHSANSSRKFEHLEMALREFLKEQTMEDDNACYCDNCDTKTKTKTRYYFNHLPRILTFQLKRVNIDGFRMRYQKINDYVTLPLSIEFNKSQDNCNEWILKATRGKVRKQQEEK; this comes from the exons atgggcAATACCATGGATAAATCAG ACTTTGTTGGATTGGAAAATCAGGGCGCCACGTGTTACCTGAACACATTGCTTCAAACATGGTTTATGACACCAGAAGTCAGAGAATGCATCACCAG CGCCAAATCAGATGCCGCGCTTGTATGTGTACTGCAGGACCTATTTAACAATTTAGAAGGCAGTGAGAATACTTCATTGAGGACAGATGAGTTGACAACACTCTTGAGAATGAATG TTTATCAACAGCATGATATTGAGGAATGTTTCCGCAACATGATTAACAAGCTCCACACTGCAATGGAACCAGAGCAAAACATTCTGAAG TTTTATCAGATCAATATGGTTCAATCCTTGAAGTGTTCGTGGTGCACCAGCCATATTCAGATTGACTGTCCCTTCCTAGATTTGCCTCTACTCATTCACTCAGCCAACTCTTCAAGAAAGTTTGAACATTTG GAAATGGCTCTTCGGGAGTTTTTGAAGGAACAAACTATGGAAGATGACAATGCATGCTACTGTGACAACTGTGACACAAAGACTAAAACAAAAACA AGATACTATTTTAACCATTTGCCAAGGATTCTCACTTTCCAACTAAAACGAGTTAACATTGATGGCTTCAGAATGCGATATCAGAAAATTAATGATTACGTCACTTTGCCGCTAAGTATTGAGTTTAATAAATCCCAG